From Pirellulales bacterium, one genomic window encodes:
- a CDS encoding PEP-CTERM sorting domain-containing protein, with amino-acid sequence MSHRYLHSLLAAVAIIAMVCVPANADPLPGEVLKFQQLPLNNGLPPGNPNTYANYPGHDEWSTARSTLPPANFDFAGTFMADDFADKFSTPVVHVRWWGSYENNINQGLAQRFLISFESDLPNDPLIGASRPDQPLLNQIVKEGPLAPGSGTFTEKLVNPAVNEHLWEYNAELALPFQQKPDTVYWLKIVALNDPNVDNGAFNWGWHNRDWGTPNPLASTAPNVAPGEGIIGSVINPNGTSDPVWHFQDDAVSGLVFVNANATGVQIQQTGYKPENYIAIAGAPPIDGPPGIENFSKDLAFELYTVPEPATVLLFGAGAAGLGLAAWKRRRPRLSA; translated from the coding sequence ATGAGTCATCGTTACCTGCATTCGCTGCTGGCCGCCGTGGCAATCATCGCAATGGTTTGCGTGCCAGCAAACGCCGATCCGTTGCCGGGCGAGGTGCTGAAATTCCAGCAACTACCCCTAAACAACGGGCTTCCACCGGGCAATCCCAACACGTATGCCAACTATCCGGGGCACGATGAATGGAGCACCGCCCGCAGTACGCTTCCACCGGCGAATTTTGACTTCGCGGGCACCTTCATGGCCGACGACTTCGCCGACAAGTTTAGTACGCCGGTGGTTCACGTCCGGTGGTGGGGCTCGTACGAAAACAACATCAATCAAGGCTTGGCGCAACGATTCTTGATTTCATTCGAGAGCGACTTGCCGAACGATCCGCTGATCGGAGCAAGTCGGCCGGACCAGCCACTGCTCAATCAAATCGTCAAGGAAGGCCCACTCGCGCCTGGTTCAGGCACATTCACCGAAAAACTCGTCAATCCGGCGGTCAACGAGCACCTGTGGGAGTACAACGCCGAATTGGCGCTCCCGTTCCAGCAAAAGCCAGATACGGTTTATTGGTTGAAAATTGTGGCACTCAACGATCCCAATGTCGACAACGGAGCGTTCAATTGGGGTTGGCACAACCGAGACTGGGGTACGCCGAACCCGTTAGCATCGACGGCGCCGAACGTTGCGCCGGGCGAAGGCATCATTGGCTCGGTCATTAATCCCAATGGAACTTCCGATCCAGTCTGGCATTTCCAAGACGACGCAGTTTCGGGATTGGTGTTCGTAAACGCCAATGCGACGGGAGTTCAGATTCAGCAAACGGGATATAAGCCGGAAAATTACATTGCCATCGCCGGCGCACCGCCGATCGACGGCCCGCCCGGAATCGAAAACTTTTCCAAGGATCTAGCCTTTGAGTTGTACACGGTTCCAGAACCGGCCACGGTGTTGCTCTTCGGCGCCGGTGCCGCTGGGTTGGGACTGGCGGCATGGAAGCGTCGACGACCGCGACTCTCCGCCTAA
- a CDS encoding response regulator — protein MPHSLPSQSHIVVADSRPKDYRNLTVVAGEHGWHVHFLTSARAAIHFGRPSCTSLWMVNVTLPDMSGFELLDVLRERVAETPVFVVADRYDIDDERRACRNGAALYVVKDAAGAIDCRPLLEVLIGRQMTAERHTPVVAPARG, from the coding sequence ATGCCACACTCCCTTCCATCGCAGTCGCACATCGTCGTCGCCGACAGTCGTCCGAAGGACTATCGAAACTTGACCGTCGTGGCCGGAGAACACGGATGGCACGTACATTTTTTGACCAGCGCTCGGGCAGCCATTCATTTTGGACGCCCCAGTTGCACGAGCCTGTGGATGGTCAATGTAACGCTGCCGGACATGTCGGGGTTCGAACTGCTCGATGTGCTGCGAGAGCGGGTGGCGGAAACGCCGGTGTTCGTGGTCGCGGATCGATACGACATCGACGACGAACGCCGAGCGTGCCGCAACGGAGCGGCGTTGTACGTGGTCAAGGATGCCGCCGGGGCGATCGATTGCCGACCACTCTTGGAGGTGTTGATCGGCAGGCAGATGACAGCAGAGAGGCACACGCCGGTCGTAGCGCCGGCCCGTGGATAG